A window from Eubalaena glacialis isolate mEubGla1 chromosome 1, mEubGla1.1.hap2.+ XY, whole genome shotgun sequence encodes these proteins:
- the GDF10 gene encoding growth/differentiation factor 10, which produces MARGPARTSPGPGPQVLPLLPLLLLLLQDAGGSHTAPARSAPPAAADGLAGYKNPQRSPGDAAAALGPGTQDMVAVHMLRLYEKYSRRGARPGGGNTVRSFRARLEVVNQKTVYFFNLTSMQDSEMILMATFHFYSEPQWPRAREAPCKQRAKNVSCHLLPPGPPARQHLLFRSLSQNMATQGLLRGAMALLPPPRGLWRAKDISPIIKAARRDGELLLSAQLDSGEEDPGVPRPGPHAPYILIYANDLAISEPNSVAVTLQRYDPFQAGDPEPGAAPNSSADPRVRRATQATGPLQNNELPGLDERPAHAPHAQRYHKHELWPSPFHALKPRPGRKDRRRKGQDVFMASSQVLDFDEKTMQKARRKQWDEPRVCSRRYLKVDFADIGWNEWIVSPKSFDAYYCSGACEFPMPKIVRPSNHATIQSIVRAVGIVPGIPEPCCVPDKMNSLGVLFLDENRNVVLKVYPNMSVETCACR; this is translated from the exons ATGGCCCGTGGCCCCGCTCGGACCAGCCCGGGACCGGGGCCCCAAGTGCTGCCGCTGCTGCCgctgcttctgctgctgctgcaggaCGCGGGCGGCAGCCACACGGCCCCCGCCCGGTCCGCCCCGCCCGCGGCGGCCGACGGCCTGGCGGGGTACAAGAACCCCCAGCGGTCTCCAGGGGACGCGGCCGCTGCTCTGGGCCCCGGCACCCAGGACATGGTCGCTGTCCACATGCTCCGGCTTTATGAGAAATACAGCCGAAGGGGCGCGCGGCCAGGAGGGGGCAACACAGTCCGCAGCTTCCGGGCCCGGCTGG AAGTGGTCAACCAGAAGACCGTGTATTTCTTCAACCTGACTTCCATGCAGGACTCGGAAATGATCCTCATGGCCACATTCCACTTCTACTCGGAGCCGCAGTGGCCCCGGGCACGCGAGGCACCATGCAAGCAGCGGGCCAAGAATGTATCCTGCCATCTGCTGCCCCCGGGCCCGCCAGCACGCCAGCATCTGCTCTTCCGAAGCCTCTCGCAGAACATGGCCACGCAGGGGCTGCTCCGCGGGGCCATGGCCCTGCTGCCCCCGCCACGGGGCCTGTGGCGGGCCAAGGACATCTCCCCCATCATCAAGGCGGCCCGCCGGGATGGCGAGCTGCTCCTGTCCGCCCAGCTGGATTCTGGGGAGGAGGACCCGGGGGTACCCAGGCCCGGCCCCCACGCACCCTACATCCTCATCTACGCCAACGACCTGGCCATCTCAGAGCCCAACAGCGTGGCAGTGACACTGCAGAGATATGACCCCTTCCAGGCTGGGGACCCAGAGCCTGGAGCAGCCCCCAACAGCTCGGCGGACCCCCGAGTGCGCCGGGCCACGCAGGCCACTGGGCCGCTCCAGAACAACGAGCTGCCGGGGCTGGACGAGAGGCCGGCACATGCCCCCCACGCCCAGCGCTACCACAAGCACGAGCTGTGGCCCAGCCCCTTCCATGCACTGAAGCCTCGGCCGGGCCGCAAGGACCGCAGGAGGAAGGGCCAGGATGTGTTCATGGCCTCCTCGCAGGTGCTGGACTTCGACGAGAAGACGATGCAGAAAGCCCGGAGGAAGCAGTGGGACGAGCCGCGGGTTTGCTCCCGGAGGTATCTGAAGGTGGACTTTGCAGACATCGGGTGGAATGAATGGATCGTCTCACCCAAGTCGTTCGACGCTTACTACTGCTCAGGAGCCTGTGAGTTCCCCATGCCCAAG ATCGTCCGCCCCTCCAACCACGCCACCATCCAGAGCATCGTCAGGGCCGTGGGCATCGTCCCGGGCATCCCAGAGCCTTGCTGCGTTCCCGACAAGATGAACTCTCTTGGGGTCCTCTTCCTGGATGAGAACCGGAATGTGGTTCTGAAGGTGTACCCCAACATGTCTGTGGAGACCTGTGCCTGCCGGTAA
- the GDF2 gene encoding growth/differentiation factor 2, translating to MCRRALWVALPVLSLLACSAQGKPLEIRGRGSAGADAHRLLGGPGGEREGGTFDLRMFLENMKVDFLRSLNLSGVPSQDKTRAEPPQYMIDLYNRYTTDKTSTPASNIVRSFSVEDAVSIAATEDFPFQKHILLFNISIPRHEQITRAELRLYLSCQSHVDSSHELKGNMVIYDVLDGANAWDASGETKTFLVSQDIRDEGWENFEVSSAVKRWVRADPTKSKNKLEVTVESHRKGCDKLDISVPPSSKNLPFFVVFSNDRSNGTKETRLELREMIGHEQESVLKKLFKSGLMEAGEKKDEEEEEDVQSHMAVSSSSARRKRSAGANNHCQKTSLRVNFEDIGWDSWIIAPKEYDAFECKGGCFFPLADDVTPTKHAIVQTLVHLKFPMKVGKACCVPTKLSPISILYKDDMGVPTLKYHYEGMSVAECGCR from the exons ATGTGCCGCAGGGCGCTCTGGGTGGCCCTGCCTGTGCTCTCCCTGCTGGCCTGCTCCGCGCAGGGGAAGCCACTGGAGATACGGGGGCGGGGGTCGGCTGGGGCAGATGCCCACCGCCTGCTAGGTGGGCCCGGAGGTGAACGGGAGGGGGGCACCTTCGACCTGAGGATGTTCCTGGAGAACATGAAGGTGGATTTCCTGCGCAGCCTCAACCTGAGCGGGGTCCCTTCCCAGGACAAAACCCGAGCCGAGCCGCCGCAGTACATGATCGACCTGTACAACAGATACACCACCGACAAGACATCCACCCCCGCATCCAATATCGTGCGCAGCTTCAGCGTGGAAG ATGCCGTCTCTATAGCCGCCACAGAAGACTTCCCTTTCCAGAAACACATCTTGCTCTTCAACATCTCCATTCCCAGGCATGAGCAGATCACCAGGGCCGAGCTCCGACTCTACCTCTCCTGTCAAAGTCACGTGGACTCCTCTCACGAGCTGAAAGGAAACATGGTCATTTATGATGTTCTGGATGGAGCCAATGCCTGGGATGCTTCTGGGGAAACCAAGACCTTCTTGGTGTCCCAGGATATCCGGGACGAGGGCTGGGAGAACTTTGAGGTGTCCAGTGCTGTGAAGAGGTGGGTCCGAGCAGACCCCACTAAGAGCAAAAACAAACTGGAAGTGACAGTGGAGAGTCACAGGAAGGGCTGTGACAAGCTGGATATCAGTGTCCCCCCCAGCTCCAAAAACCTGCCCTTCTTTGTCGTCTTCTCCAATGACCGCAGCAATGGCACCAAGGAGACCAGGCTGGAGCTCAGGGAGATGATCGGCCACGAGCAGGAGAGTGTGCTCAAGAAGCTGTTCAAGAGCGGCCTGATGGAGGCAGGTGAGAAgaaggatgaggaagaggaggaagatgtgCAAAGCCACATGGCCGTGAGCTCGTCTTCGGCCAGACGGAAGAGGAGTGCCGGGGCCAACAACCACTGTCAGAAGACCTCCCTGCGGGTGAACTTCGAGGACATCGGCTGGGACAGCTGGATCATCGCGCCCAAAGAGTACGATGCCTTTGAATGTAAAGGCGGCTGCTTCTTCCCCCTTGCTGACGACGTGACCCCGACGAAACACGCCATCGTGCAGACCCTGGTGCATCTCAAGTTCCCCATGAAGGTGGGCAAGGCCTGCTGTGTGCCCACCAAACTGAGCCCCATCTCCATCCTCTACAAGGATGACATGGGGGTCCCCACCCTCAAGTACCACTATGAAGGGATGAGCGTGGCCGAGTGTGGGTGCAGGTAG